Proteins encoded by one window of Enterococcus faecalis:
- a CDS encoding adenylosuccinate synthase — MSSVVVVGTQWGDEGKGKITDFLSENAEVIARYQGGDNAGHTIKFDGVTYKLHLIPSGIFYKEKISVIGNGVVVNPKSLVKELAYLKENNVATDNLRISDRAHVILPYHIKLDQLQEDAKGENKIGTTIKGIGPAYMDKAARVGIRIADLLDKEIFAERLQINLEEKNRQFVKMFDSEAIEFDDIFEEYYEYGQQIKQYVTDTSVILNDALDAGKRVLFEGAQGVMLDIDQGTYPFVTSSNPVAGGVTIGSGVGPSKINKVVGVCKAYTSRVGDGPFPTELFDETGETIRRVGKEYGTTTGRPRRVGWFDSVVMRHSKRVSGITNLSLNSIDVLSGLETVKICTAYELDGELIYHYPASLKELSRCKPVYEELPGWSEDITGCKTLADLPANARNYVHRISELVGVRISTFSVGPDRNQTNVLESVWAQI, encoded by the coding sequence ATGTCATCAGTAGTAGTTGTTGGAACGCAATGGGGCGACGAAGGTAAAGGAAAAATTACAGACTTTCTAAGTGAAAACGCAGAAGTGATCGCTCGTTACCAAGGCGGAGATAACGCCGGACATACCATTAAATTCGACGGCGTAACGTATAAATTACATTTAATTCCTTCAGGGATTTTCTATAAAGAAAAAATTAGTGTAATTGGTAACGGCGTAGTTGTGAATCCAAAATCTTTAGTAAAAGAATTAGCTTATTTAAAAGAAAATAATGTTGCCACTGATAATTTACGTATTTCAGATCGTGCCCATGTCATCTTGCCGTATCATATTAAATTGGATCAATTGCAAGAAGATGCGAAAGGTGAAAACAAGATTGGGACAACGATTAAAGGAATTGGCCCAGCCTACATGGATAAAGCAGCACGGGTGGGAATCCGTATCGCTGATTTATTGGATAAAGAAATTTTTGCGGAACGTTTGCAAATTAACTTAGAAGAAAAAAATCGTCAATTCGTTAAAATGTTTGATAGCGAAGCCATTGAATTTGATGATATTTTTGAAGAATACTATGAATACGGACAACAAATTAAACAATATGTTACAGATACTTCGGTTATTTTAAACGATGCATTAGATGCTGGAAAACGGGTTTTATTTGAAGGGGCACAAGGTGTCATGTTGGATATCGATCAAGGAACCTATCCATTTGTTACTTCCTCTAATCCAGTAGCTGGTGGCGTAACTATCGGTAGTGGCGTTGGTCCATCAAAAATTAATAAAGTGGTTGGTGTCTGCAAAGCGTACACTTCACGTGTCGGTGACGGCCCATTCCCAACAGAATTATTTGATGAAACAGGAGAAACCATTCGTCGTGTCGGTAAAGAATACGGAACAACAACAGGACGTCCGCGTCGTGTCGGCTGGTTTGATTCAGTAGTTATGCGTCATTCAAAACGTGTATCAGGGATTACAAACTTGTCATTAAACTCGATTGACGTGTTAAGTGGTTTAGAAACGGTGAAAATTTGTACAGCTTATGAACTTGATGGTGAATTAATTTATCATTATCCAGCAAGCTTGAAAGAATTAAGCCGCTGTAAACCAGTTTATGAAGAATTACCAGGTTGGTCTGAAGATATCACTGGTTGCAAAACTTTAGCTGATTTACCAGCTAATGCTCGTAACTATGTGCATCGGATTTCAGAATTAGTTGGTGTGCGCATTTCAACATTCTCTGTAGGTCCAGACCGTAACCAAACGAACGTTTTAGAAAGCGTTTGGGCACAAATTTAA
- a CDS encoding DegV family protein has product MNYQLVTDSCCDLPYTYLKENQVPFISMNIQIDGKEYRDDLGETFDYQNFLTAIKNGSMPTTSQVNVGRYNEFFRPFVEQGLPVIYLAFSSGLSGSYQSALQSVEMLKEEYDNVEIHIIDTKAASLGQGMLVREAIRLQTDGHSLGEVVAYLEEQKMKLHSWVTVDDLKHLERGGRISKTAAALGGLMNIKPIIRVDAAGKLASVGKTRGRNKSLQKIAQETIQGIVEPMKQTLLIAYAGTKDDAEKVKELIEKEIEVNEILIYPLGPTITSHTGIGCIAVFSFGEKRK; this is encoded by the coding sequence GTGAATTATCAATTAGTGACAGATTCTTGTTGTGACTTGCCGTATACATACTTAAAAGAAAACCAAGTACCTTTTATTAGCATGAATATTCAAATTGACGGGAAAGAATATCGCGATGATTTAGGTGAAACGTTTGATTATCAGAACTTCTTAACGGCTATTAAAAATGGAAGTATGCCCACTACCTCTCAAGTTAATGTAGGACGCTACAATGAATTTTTCCGTCCTTTTGTGGAGCAAGGGTTACCGGTGATTTATTTAGCTTTTTCATCTGGGTTAAGTGGCTCTTATCAAAGTGCGTTGCAATCAGTAGAGATGTTAAAAGAAGAGTACGATAATGTAGAAATTCATATTATTGATACAAAAGCAGCTAGCTTAGGTCAAGGGATGTTAGTCCGAGAAGCCATTCGATTACAAACAGATGGTCATTCATTAGGAGAAGTTGTTGCCTATCTTGAAGAGCAAAAAATGAAACTTCACTCGTGGGTAACGGTAGATGATTTAAAACATTTAGAACGTGGCGGACGGATTTCTAAAACAGCGGCAGCACTTGGTGGCTTAATGAACATTAAACCAATTATTCGCGTGGATGCGGCAGGCAAACTAGCATCCGTTGGTAAAACTCGTGGACGAAACAAGTCCTTGCAAAAGATTGCGCAAGAAACGATTCAAGGCATTGTAGAGCCAATGAAACAAACACTGTTGATTGCATATGCGGGAACGAAAGATGACGCGGAAAAAGTCAAAGAATTAATTGAAAAAGAAATAGAGGTTAATGAGATACTGATTTATCCTCTAGGACCCACCATTACTAGTCATACCGGAATAGGTTGTATTGCTGTGTTTTCTTTTGGTGAAAAAAGAAAATAA
- the dnaB gene encoding replicative DNA helicase, with product MNELLQDRVPPQNIEAEQAVLGSIFLDADVLIEAMEYVEPKDFYRRSHQLIFQTMMTLSDRNEAIDVVTIKDRLEQENLLEDVGGLSYLSDLALAVPTAANVIYYAKIVEQKSLLRNLIQTATEIVTKGFEQGEDVESILDDAERSILEVSEKRNRSGFLSISDVLNTTIANIDQLYQNDEEITGLPTGYQALDKMTAGLQAEELIILAARPAVGKTAFALNIAQNVGTKTDKAVAIFSLEMGAESLVNRMLCAEGSIEASHLRTGQLSEEEWQNLIIAMGSLSRANIYIDDTPGIKITEIRAKCRKLAQEKGNLGLILIDYLQLIEGTGKENRQQEVSDISRQLKKLAKELKVPVIALSQLSRGVEQRQDKRPVLSDIRESGSIEQDADIVAFLYRDDYYDRGEGEDGDHEPPEVDNVVEVIIEKNRSGARGTVELLFIKEYNKFSSLSPRTEF from the coding sequence ATGAATGAATTATTGCAAGATAGGGTACCGCCACAAAATATTGAAGCGGAACAAGCCGTTTTAGGTTCTATTTTCTTAGATGCAGATGTGCTAATAGAAGCGATGGAATATGTGGAACCTAAAGATTTCTATCGTCGTAGTCATCAGTTGATTTTCCAAACGATGATGACCTTAAGCGACCGAAATGAAGCGATTGATGTGGTAACAATCAAAGATCGCCTAGAACAAGAGAATTTGTTAGAAGATGTTGGCGGACTAAGTTATCTGTCAGATTTAGCTTTAGCTGTACCGACAGCTGCCAATGTCATTTATTATGCAAAAATTGTTGAACAAAAATCGTTGCTGCGCAACTTAATCCAAACCGCTACAGAGATTGTAACTAAAGGCTTTGAGCAAGGTGAAGATGTTGAATCTATTTTGGATGATGCAGAACGAAGCATTTTAGAAGTCTCCGAAAAGCGGAATCGCAGTGGCTTTTTATCAATTTCAGATGTTCTAAATACAACTATTGCGAATATTGACCAATTATACCAAAATGATGAAGAGATTACTGGTTTACCTACAGGCTATCAAGCATTGGATAAAATGACTGCTGGCTTGCAAGCGGAAGAGCTAATTATTCTAGCGGCCCGTCCAGCGGTAGGGAAAACCGCTTTTGCATTAAATATTGCCCAAAATGTCGGCACCAAAACAGATAAAGCTGTCGCTATTTTTAGTTTAGAAATGGGGGCAGAATCATTAGTGAACCGGATGCTTTGTGCAGAAGGATCCATTGAGGCTAGCCATTTAAGAACAGGGCAATTATCTGAAGAAGAATGGCAAAACTTAATTATTGCGATGGGTAGTTTGTCCCGTGCGAATATCTATATTGATGACACACCAGGGATTAAAATTACCGAAATTCGTGCGAAATGTCGTAAATTAGCACAAGAAAAAGGCAACTTAGGTCTAATTTTGATCGACTACCTACAATTGATTGAAGGAACTGGAAAAGAGAACCGCCAACAGGAGGTTTCTGATATTTCACGTCAATTAAAAAAATTAGCGAAAGAGTTAAAAGTCCCAGTTATCGCTTTGTCACAGCTTTCTCGTGGCGTGGAACAACGTCAAGATAAACGTCCTGTGTTAAGTGATATTCGTGAATCAGGTTCCATTGAGCAAGATGCCGATATCGTTGCCTTTCTTTATCGTGATGATTACTACGATCGTGGTGAAGGAGAAGACGGCGATCATGAGCCACCAGAAGTGGACAATGTTGTAGAAGTTATCATTGAGAAAAACCGTAGTGGTGCGCGTGGAACGGTCGAATTACTTTTCATTAAAGAATATAATAAATTTTCTTCGCTTTCGCCGAGGACAGAATTCTAA